The following coding sequences lie in one Flavobacterium sp. 20NA77.7 genomic window:
- a CDS encoding STM3941 family protein — translation MKEEHYYSNKLTSFLLLLISSIFVVAGILLGEKMIDFKEKLFKSVILIFGFLLFLFGIILSVLLLKRKKPLLTITNSELIIHSILAPSNTIPFNNIKSFFIINTRYRGIKTNKQIFVELKNPTEKHTKTWFYKFLCKISIPIANSQYSIQTNFLNIKQKELLEQLNKKIKNIE, via the coding sequence TTGAAAGAAGAACACTATTATTCAAATAAATTAACATCTTTCTTATTGCTTTTAATATCTTCAATATTTGTTGTTGCGGGAATATTATTGGGTGAAAAAATGATAGATTTTAAAGAAAAACTATTTAAAAGTGTAATTTTAATTTTCGGCTTTTTGTTGTTTTTGTTTGGAATAATTTTATCTGTTTTATTGTTGAAAAGAAAAAAGCCTCTTTTAACAATTACAAATAGTGAGTTAATAATTCATAGTATTTTGGCCCCGTCTAATACCATTCCATTTAACAACATAAAATCATTTTTCATCATTAATACTCGATATCGAGGAATTAAAACAAATAAGCAAATATTTGTTGAACTGAAAAATCCAACAGAAAAACACACAAAAACTTGGTTTTATAAATTTCTCTGTAAAATTAGTATTCCTATCGCTAATTCTCAATATTCTATACAAACCAATTTTTTAAATATCAAACAGAAAGAATTACTTGAACAATTAAATAAAAAAATTAAAAATATTGAATAA
- a CDS encoding DUF2480 family protein encodes MDEIVNKVAQSSLMVFDLEDYYPDGHVVEVDISQWLVEGFLLKEADFRAQLKGTDWSNYEDKYVALYCATDAILPAWAFALVAVHLIPFALHVIHGTKELAVIAWYQDILNKLDYTDYFEKPVILKGCSKKAVPNQVYTVAIQKLQKVAKSVMFGEACSAVPLYKRK; translated from the coding sequence ATGGACGAAATAGTAAACAAAGTAGCGCAAAGTTCCTTGATGGTATTCGATTTAGAAGATTACTATCCAGATGGTCATGTGGTTGAGGTTGATATTTCGCAATGGTTAGTGGAGGGTTTTTTACTGAAAGAAGCTGATTTTAGAGCCCAATTAAAAGGCACCGATTGGTCTAACTACGAGGACAAATATGTAGCCTTGTATTGTGCTACCGATGCCATTTTGCCCGCTTGGGCATTTGCTTTAGTTGCGGTTCATTTGATTCCGTTTGCTTTACACGTTATTCACGGCACAAAAGAGTTGGCCGTTATTGCCTGGTATCAAGACATTTTAAATAAACTCGACTACACCGATTATTTTGAAAAACCTGTTATTTTAAAAGGCTGTTCTAAAAAAGCCGTACCCAACCAAGTATATACCGTAGCCATACAAAAACTACAAAAAGTAGCTAAAAGCGTCATGTTTGGCGAGGCGTGTTCGGCAGTGCCTTTGTATAAAAGAAAATAG
- a CDS encoding SUF system Fe-S cluster assembly protein, translating to MEEFNDTINLGEDVVKVLKGIFDPEIPVDIYELGLIYDVMINEDNDVKILMTLTSPNCPVAETLPQEVEEKVKSIDTVKSCEVEITFDPPWSKDLMSEEAKLELGML from the coding sequence ATGGAAGAATTTAACGATACAATCAATTTAGGCGAAGACGTAGTCAAAGTATTAAAAGGAATTTTTGACCCAGAAATTCCGGTTGATATTTACGAATTAGGATTAATCTATGACGTAATGATTAATGAGGATAACGATGTAAAAATCTTAATGACGTTAACATCGCCAAATTGCCCAGTAGCTGAAACGTTGCCGCAAGAAGTGGAAGAAAAAGTAAAATCTATTGATACCGTAAAATCGTGCGAAGTAGAAATTACATTTGATCCGCCATGGAGCAAAGACTTAATGAGCGAAGAAGCGAAGTTAGAATTGGGAATGCTTTAA
- a CDS encoding GxxExxY protein, which translates to MNYTRQDLKDLVYQVNGAAIEVHKSLGPGLLESVYHKCLLRELELRNIKFQSELSIPIEYKGIEVEAELRCDLLIEDKLVVELKSVSEMKPIFEAQILSYMNLLNVPMGLLINFNVTNIYKEGQKTYINNLYNQIWD; encoded by the coding sequence ATGAATTATACAAGACAAGATTTAAAGGATTTGGTTTATCAAGTAAATGGAGCCGCTATTGAAGTTCACAAGAGTCTTGGTCCTGGTTTGCTCGAAAGTGTTTATCATAAATGTTTACTACGCGAACTTGAACTTAGAAATATTAAATTTCAGTCTGAATTATCAATACCAATTGAATATAAAGGAATTGAAGTTGAAGCGGAATTAAGATGTGACTTATTGATAGAAGACAAGTTAGTTGTTGAACTAAAGTCTGTGTCCGAAATGAAACCTATATTTGAAGCACAAATTTTATCTTATATGAATTTATTAAATGTGCCAATGGGTTTACTAATTAATTTTAATGTAACAAACATTTATAAAGAAGGCCAAAAAACATATATTAATAATCTATATAATCAAATTTGGGATTAA
- a CDS encoding SufE family protein — protein sequence MTIQDIQHEIVDEFSMFDDWMQRYEYIIELGKSLPIIDEQYKVDENIIKGCQSKVWVHGEEQDGKIVFTADSDAILTKGIIAILIRAFSNQTPSSILEANTDFIDEIGLKEHLSPTRANGLVSMIKQIKMYALAFQAKQ from the coding sequence ATGACAATACAAGACATACAACACGAAATTGTTGACGAGTTTTCTATGTTTGACGACTGGATGCAGCGCTACGAATACATCATTGAATTAGGAAAATCACTTCCTATAATTGATGAACAGTACAAAGTTGACGAAAATATTATTAAAGGTTGCCAATCAAAAGTATGGGTGCATGGCGAAGAACAAGATGGAAAAATTGTTTTCACAGCCGATAGTGATGCTATTTTAACCAAAGGGATTATTGCCATTTTAATTCGGGCGTTTTCAAACCAAACACCAAGTTCAATTTTGGAGGCTAATACTGATTTTATTGATGAAATTGGTTTAAAAGAACATTTATCGCCCACAAGAGCAAACGGATTGGTTTCAATGATTAAACAAATAAAAATGTATGCTTTGGCATTTCAAGCGAAGCAATAG
- a CDS encoding aminotransferase class V-fold PLP-dependent enzyme: protein MLDIQKIRADFPILSQKVNGKPLVYFDNGATSQKPQVVIDAISTYYTEINANIHRGVHTLSQLATDAYEASRTTIQDHLNAKHNFEIIFTSGTTFGINLVANGFASLIKSGDEVMVSALEHHSNIVPWQFLCEKTGAKLVVIPMNEKGELILSEFDNLLSDKTKIVAVNHISNALGTVNPIEYIIKKAHELGAAVLIDGAQATPHLRPDVQVLDCDFYVFSGHKVCGPTGVGILYGKEEWLRKLPPYQGGGEMIAEVTFEKTTYADLPHKFEAGTPNIEGGIVLGTAIDYMNAIGFDNIAAYEQELLLYGTKRLQEIEGLKIFGTSENKASVISFNIEGIHPYDIGTIIDKLGIAVRTGHHCAQPIMQFFNIPGTIRASFAFYNTKEEIDIFVEAVKKAQMMLS from the coding sequence ATGTTAGACATCCAAAAAATAAGAGCCGATTTTCCGATACTTTCACAAAAGGTAAATGGGAAACCATTGGTTTATTTTGATAACGGAGCTACTTCGCAAAAACCGCAAGTGGTTATCGATGCTATTTCTACCTATTACACCGAAATTAACGCAAATATTCACCGCGGTGTACACACATTAAGTCAATTGGCAACAGATGCCTATGAAGCGTCTAGAACTACGATTCAAGATCATTTGAATGCGAAACATAACTTCGAAATCATTTTTACTTCGGGAACGACTTTCGGAATTAACTTGGTGGCGAATGGTTTTGCAAGTTTAATAAAATCAGGTGATGAGGTGATGGTTTCTGCCTTAGAACATCATAGCAATATTGTGCCTTGGCAATTTTTATGTGAAAAAACAGGAGCAAAGTTGGTGGTGATCCCAATGAATGAAAAAGGAGAATTAATCCTTTCTGAATTCGACAATTTACTTTCCGATAAAACGAAAATTGTAGCGGTGAACCACATTTCAAATGCGTTAGGTACGGTGAACCCTATTGAATATATCATTAAAAAAGCACATGAATTAGGGGCGGCTGTTTTAATCGACGGTGCACAAGCCACTCCACATTTACGTCCAGATGTACAAGTGTTGGATTGTGATTTTTATGTGTTTTCGGGACATAAAGTGTGCGGGCCAACAGGCGTTGGAATTTTATACGGAAAAGAAGAATGGTTGCGAAAATTGCCACCCTATCAAGGGGGAGGCGAAATGATTGCTGAGGTAACGTTTGAAAAAACTACGTATGCCGATTTACCACATAAATTTGAAGCCGGAACCCCCAACATCGAAGGCGGAATTGTTTTAGGAACCGCTATTGATTACATGAATGCCATTGGTTTTGATAACATTGCAGCTTACGAACAAGAATTATTACTTTACGGAACCAAAAGATTACAAGAAATCGAAGGGTTAAAAATCTTTGGAACGAGCGAAAACAAAGCTTCGGTCATTTCGTTCAACATCGAAGGAATTCATCCGTATGACATTGGCACAATTATAGATAAGTTAGGGATAGCGGTTAGAACAGGCCATCATTGCGCCCAACCTATTATGCAATTTTTCAATATTCCAGGTACTATTAGAGCAAGTTTTGCTTTTTACAATACTAAGGAAGAAATTGATATCTTTGTAGAAGCGGTAAAAAAAGCGCAAATGATGTTGTCTTAA
- the sufD gene encoding Fe-S cluster assembly protein SufD: protein MELKDKLLASFMAFEEKIDTHSELHEVRSNAIKNFENKGFPTKKEEAWKYTSLNAILKNDFSVFPKKDNAIEFKDVKKYFLHEIDTYKVVFIDGIFSSFLSSTTHDGLDVCLMSSALTKPKYKMVIDSYFNQIASKEESLTSLNTAFSLEGAYINIPKSKVVEKPIEIIYFSTGTEAALMVQPRNLVIVGENAHVQIVERHQSLNSNPVLTNSVTEIFAQKRAIVDYYKIQNDVQTANLIDNTYIAQNQESRVAVHTFSFGGNITRNNLNFYHQGERIDSTLKGITIIGDKQHVDHYTLVQHATPNCESHQNYKTILHDSSTGVFNGKIFVEKEAQKTDAFQQNNNILIGDKATINAKPQLEIFADDVKCSHGCTIGQLDESAMFYMQQRGIPKKEAKALLMYAFTSEVTNSVKIPELKAKIARIIADKLGVNMGFDL from the coding sequence ATGGAATTAAAAGATAAATTATTAGCTTCCTTCATGGCTTTTGAAGAAAAGATTGATACCCATTCTGAACTTCATGAGGTAAGAAGCAATGCCATAAAAAATTTCGAAAACAAAGGTTTCCCCACAAAAAAAGAGGAAGCTTGGAAATACACGTCGTTAAATGCGATTTTGAAAAATGATTTTTCGGTGTTTCCAAAGAAAGATAATGCTATCGAATTTAAAGATGTAAAAAAGTATTTCTTACACGAAATTGACACCTATAAAGTGGTTTTCATTGACGGCATTTTCAGTTCGTTTTTGTCTTCAACTACACATGATGGTTTAGATGTTTGTTTGATGTCTTCGGCATTGACAAAGCCTAAATATAAAATGGTAATTGATAGTTATTTCAATCAAATTGCGAGTAAAGAAGAAAGTTTAACGTCTTTAAATACGGCTTTTTCATTGGAAGGCGCCTATATCAACATTCCGAAAAGTAAAGTAGTAGAAAAACCGATTGAAATTATTTATTTTTCTACAGGAACCGAAGCGGCTTTAATGGTGCAACCTCGAAATTTAGTCATTGTTGGCGAAAATGCGCACGTGCAAATTGTAGAGCGTCATCAAAGTTTGAATTCAAATCCGGTTTTAACGAATTCGGTTACTGAAATTTTTGCTCAAAAACGTGCGATTGTGGATTATTACAAAATTCAAAACGATGTGCAAACTGCTAATTTGATCGACAACACCTACATTGCTCAAAATCAAGAGAGTAGAGTGGCGGTGCATACGTTTTCATTTGGCGGAAACATCACAAGAAACAACTTGAATTTCTATCATCAAGGGGAACGAATCGATTCAACTTTAAAAGGAATTACTATTATTGGCGACAAACAACACGTAGATCATTATACGTTAGTGCAACACGCTACACCAAATTGCGAAAGCCATCAAAACTATAAAACAATTTTGCATGATAGTTCAACAGGCGTTTTCAACGGAAAAATCTTCGTAGAAAAAGAAGCGCAAAAAACCGATGCATTCCAACAAAATAATAATATTTTAATTGGTGATAAAGCAACGATTAATGCAAAACCACAATTGGAAATTTTTGCCGATGATGTAAAATGTTCACACGGTTGTACCATTGGACAATTAGATGAAAGTGCGATGTTTTACATGCAACAACGTGGAATTCCTAAAAAAGAAGCCAAAGCTTTATTGATGTATGCATTTACCAGCGAAGTAACCAACAGTGTAAAAATTCCAGAATTAAAAGCAAAAATTGCTCGTATTATCGCTGATAAATTAGGGGTAAATATGGGATTTGATTTGTAA
- a CDS encoding four helix bundle protein, with product MGKFNSFEEINSWQKARIFNKRIYQITENLNFKKDNYFVRQIRRASISISSNIAEGFERNTDKEFIYFLYVSKASAGEVRSQLYLAFDLEYITKQEFEELLESVSEISRLLSGFIKYLNPKS from the coding sequence ATGGGAAAATTTAATTCATTCGAAGAAATTAATTCATGGCAAAAGGCAAGAATTTTTAATAAACGAATTTATCAAATTACAGAAAATTTAAATTTTAAAAAAGATAACTATTTTGTAAGACAAATTAGACGAGCTTCAATTTCTATATCATCTAATATTGCAGAAGGATTTGAAAGAAATACAGATAAAGAATTTATTTACTTTTTATATGTTTCAAAAGCTTCTGCCGGAGAAGTTCGTTCACAATTATATTTAGCATTTGATTTAGAATATATAACAAAACAAGAATTTGAAGAACTATTAGAATCTGTTTCTGAAATATCCAGACTTTTAAGTGGTTTTATAAAATATTTAAATCCAAAATCGTAA
- the sufC gene encoding Fe-S cluster assembly ATPase SufC → MLSIKNLHASVEDKEILKGINLEIKAGEVHAIMGPNGAGKSTLSSIIAGNENYEVSEGEIFLDGEEISELAPEERAHKGVFLSFQYPVEIPGVSVTNFIKTAINEKRKANKQDEMPANEMLKLIREKSELLEMDRKFLSRSLNEGFSGGEKKRNEIFQMAMLEPKIAILDETDSGLDIDALRIVANGVNKLKNENNAVLVITHYQRLLDYIVPDFVHVLMDGKIVKTGGADLALELEEKGYDWIKSEIVESQKS, encoded by the coding sequence ATGTTAAGCATTAAAAATTTACACGCGTCTGTTGAAGACAAAGAAATATTAAAAGGAATCAACCTTGAAATTAAAGCAGGAGAAGTACATGCGATTATGGGACCAAATGGTGCCGGAAAATCTACTTTATCTTCAATCATTGCTGGAAATGAAAATTACGAAGTTTCTGAAGGCGAAATCTTTTTGGACGGAGAAGAAATTTCAGAATTAGCGCCAGAAGAAAGAGCACACAAAGGTGTTTTCTTATCGTTTCAATATCCTGTAGAAATTCCAGGCGTTTCGGTAACGAATTTCATTAAAACCGCAATCAACGAAAAACGTAAAGCAAACAAGCAAGACGAAATGCCAGCCAACGAAATGCTGAAATTAATTCGCGAAAAATCAGAATTATTAGAAATGGATCGAAAATTTTTGTCGCGTTCGCTAAACGAAGGTTTTTCGGGTGGTGAAAAGAAACGTAATGAAATTTTCCAAATGGCAATGTTGGAACCAAAAATCGCAATTTTGGACGAAACCGATTCCGGTTTAGATATCGATGCGTTGCGAATTGTTGCTAACGGAGTGAATAAATTGAAAAACGAAAACAACGCGGTGTTAGTCATTACGCACTACCAACGTTTGTTAGATTATATCGTTCCTGATTTCGTTCACGTATTAATGGACGGAAAAATCGTAAAAACAGGCGGAGCAGATTTAGCATTAGAACTTGAAGAAAAAGGTTACGATTGGATTAAAAGTGAAATAGTCGAAAGTCAAAAGTCTTAA
- the sufB gene encoding Fe-S cluster assembly protein SufB has protein sequence MSKYTEDDLKVELENKEYEYGFYTELDSETFPIGLNEDIVRAISKKKDEPEWMTEWRLEAFRAWQEMIEPEWANVHYEKPDFQAISYYSAPKKADPNKKLEDVDPELLAMYKKLGISVDEQKKMNNVAIDIVVDSVSVATTFKKTLNEKGIIFCSISEAIKEHPELVRKHLGTVVPMKDNFYAALNSAVFSDGSFCYIPKGVKCPMELSTYFRINQGGTGQFERTLLVADEDSYVSYLEGCTAPSRDENQLHAAVVELIALDGAEIKYSTVQNWYPGNKEGKGGVYNFVTKRGLCEKNAKISWTQVETGSAVTWKYPSCVLKGDNSIGEFYSIAVTNNFQQADTGTKMIHLGKNTKSTIISKGISAGKSQNSYRGLVQIGARAENARNFSQCDSLLMGNNCGAHTFPYIESKNASAKIEHEATTSKIGEDQVFYCNQRGIPTEKAIALIVNGFSKEVLNKLPMEFAVEAQKLLEISLEGSVG, from the coding sequence ATGAGCAAATATACTGAGGACGACTTAAAAGTTGAATTAGAAAATAAAGAATACGAATACGGATTTTATACCGAATTAGACTCGGAAACGTTTCCTATTGGGTTAAATGAAGACATTGTTCGTGCTATTTCAAAGAAAAAAGACGAGCCAGAATGGATGACCGAATGGCGTTTGGAAGCGTTTAGAGCGTGGCAAGAAATGATTGAACCAGAATGGGCAAACGTACATTATGAAAAACCCGATTTTCAGGCCATTTCCTATTATTCAGCACCAAAAAAAGCTGATCCGAATAAAAAACTAGAAGATGTTGATCCAGAACTTTTAGCGATGTATAAAAAGTTAGGAATTTCGGTAGACGAGCAAAAGAAAATGAATAATGTGGCGATTGATATCGTCGTAGATTCGGTTTCTGTGGCAACTACTTTCAAGAAAACATTAAACGAAAAAGGCATTATTTTCTGTTCGATTTCGGAAGCTATCAAAGAACATCCAGAATTAGTTCGTAAACATTTAGGGACTGTTGTTCCGATGAAAGATAATTTTTACGCGGCTTTAAATTCGGCTGTTTTTTCAGATGGAAGTTTCTGTTACATTCCAAAAGGGGTAAAATGTCCAATGGAATTATCAACGTATTTTAGAATTAATCAAGGTGGAACGGGTCAGTTTGAAAGAACGTTATTGGTGGCTGATGAAGATAGCTATGTTTCTTATTTGGAAGGGTGTACCGCTCCAAGTCGTGATGAAAATCAATTACACGCTGCCGTTGTAGAATTAATCGCTTTGGACGGAGCCGAAATCAAATATTCAACGGTGCAAAACTGGTATCCTGGAAACAAAGAAGGCAAAGGAGGCGTTTATAATTTCGTAACCAAAAGAGGTTTGTGCGAGAAAAACGCTAAAATTTCTTGGACACAAGTAGAAACAGGTTCGGCGGTAACTTGGAAATATCCTTCTTGTGTGTTGAAAGGCGATAATTCAATTGGCGAATTTTATTCGATTGCCGTTACCAATAATTTCCAGCAAGCCGATACAGGAACCAAGATGATTCACTTGGGTAAAAACACCAAATCGACGATCATCTCTAAAGGAATTTCAGCAGGAAAATCACAAAACAGTTATAGAGGATTAGTCCAAATTGGCGCAAGAGCCGAAAACGCGCGTAACTTCTCTCAATGTGATTCGCTTTTAATGGGAAATAATTGTGGCGCGCATACATTTCCGTATATCGAAAGTAAAAATGCTTCGGCAAAAATTGAACACGAAGCAACGACTTCAAAAATTGGAGAAGATCAAGTGTTTTATTGTAACCAACGAGGAATTCCAACCGAAAAAGCCATTGCCTTAATCGTAAATGGATTCAGCAAAGAAGTATTGAATAAATTACCAATGGAATTTGCGGTAGAAGCACAGAAATTGTTGGAAATTTCGTTAGAAGGAAGTGTTGGATAG
- a CDS encoding HesB/IscA family protein codes for MIKVSDTASKKIIAMMQEDGFDATKDYVRVGVKSGGCSGLSYELKFDKELTENDKVFEDNNVKIAVEKKSFLYLAGTILEFSGGLNGKGFVFNNPNAQRTCGCGESFSL; via the coding sequence ATGATTAAAGTTTCTGATACAGCAAGTAAAAAAATCATTGCCATGATGCAAGAAGATGGTTTTGATGCAACCAAAGACTATGTAAGAGTAGGAGTTAAAAGCGGAGGTTGCTCGGGTTTGTCTTATGAATTAAAATTTGACAAAGAGTTAACCGAAAATGATAAAGTTTTTGAAGATAACAATGTAAAAATAGCCGTTGAAAAAAAGAGTTTCCTTTATTTAGCAGGAACCATTTTAGAATTTTCGGGCGGTTTAAACGGAAAAGGATTTGTTTTTAACAATCCTAATGCACAAAGAACATGTGGATGTGGAGAGAGTTTCTCGCTGTAA
- a CDS encoding MBL fold metallo-hydrolase, which translates to MKLHAIEAGNFKLDGGAMFGVVPKTIWNKTNPADENNLIDIAARCLLIEDGNRLILIDTGMGNKQSDKFFGYYSLWGDHSLDTSLKNAGFHRDDVTDVFMTHLHFDHCGGSVNWNAAKTGYEVAFKNAKFWTNDNHWDWATKPNSREKASFLHENIMPMQESGQLHFIKRPEGDFLQESELGFGIFFADGHTEKQMIPHINYNGKTIVFCGDLLATAGHIPVPYVMGYDTRPLLTMDEKTKFMNAAAENKYYLFLEHDAHNQIITVEKTEKGVRLKDVFSCQDIF; encoded by the coding sequence ATGAAATTACATGCTATTGAAGCTGGAAATTTTAAACTTGATGGAGGCGCTATGTTTGGTGTTGTGCCAAAAACCATTTGGAACAAAACAAATCCAGCCGATGAAAATAACTTAATTGATATTGCTGCAAGGTGTTTATTAATAGAAGACGGAAATCGGTTGATTTTAATTGACACAGGAATGGGCAACAAACAATCGGATAAGTTTTTTGGCTATTATTCGCTTTGGGGCGATCATTCGTTAGATACATCCTTAAAAAATGCTGGTTTTCATCGCGATGATGTTACCGATGTTTTTATGACACATTTGCACTTTGACCATTGTGGTGGAAGCGTGAATTGGAACGCAGCCAAAACAGGCTATGAAGTGGCATTTAAAAATGCTAAATTCTGGACGAATGACAATCATTGGGATTGGGCAACGAAACCCAATTCAAGAGAAAAAGCATCTTTTTTACATGAAAACATTATGCCGATGCAAGAAAGTGGTCAACTGCATTTTATCAAACGACCAGAGGGCGATTTTTTGCAAGAATCTGAATTAGGTTTTGGTATATTTTTTGCCGATGGGCATACCGAAAAACAAATGATTCCGCATATCAATTATAATGGAAAGACTATTGTTTTTTGTGGTGATTTATTGGCAACCGCTGGCCATATCCCTGTTCCCTATGTAATGGGTTATGACACGCGTCCGCTTTTAACTATGGATGAAAAAACTAAATTTATGAATGCGGCGGCGGAAAACAAATATTATTTGTTTTTAGAACATGATGCACATAATCAAATTATTACGGTAGAAAAAACCGAAAAAGGCGTTCGTCTAAAAGATGTTTTTTCTTGTCAAGATATTTTTTAA
- a CDS encoding S8 family peptidase, which produces MKTIRIPFYVTISLTLVFAGCGSSKIIPTPVENIDRMPLKIAPIKEKDLQRWSHLDLTKDTIPGMSVDKAYAELLKGKKGQKTVVGVVDSGIDINHEDLKNAIWTNLKEITGNNIDDDNNGYVDDIHGWNFLGNADYEQYEFVRIVKKGVGTPDYEKAKAELDKKRKEAEEEKQQLDFILDAEKTIKNHLKKEDYTLDDIKKIDAKDVNLSRAKSVFLQILSTTSVADFKKEIEEFKDHVYEQVNYHYNVSFDGRKIVGDNPNDLTDKKYGNNNVIGPNPKDAKHGTHVAGIIAQTRGNKKGGDGVINNVSIMAVRAVPNGDEYDKDIALGIRYAVDNGAKVINGSFGKYFSQNKEWVIDAIKYAASKDVLVVVAAGNESYDLDTTNKYPNDTYDNSPEYTDNVLIIGAIGPNYGSKLVADFSNYGKNNVDIFAPGDKIYATTPLNTYEYLQGTSMASPNVAGVAALIRSYYPTLSAKEVKAIIMESGTTLNNTITVGEDKHKANFKEISKSGKIINAYNALLLAEKRTKK; this is translated from the coding sequence ATGAAAACTATTCGTATCCCTTTTTATGTAACAATTTCGTTAACATTAGTTTTTGCAGGTTGTGGTTCTTCAAAAATTATTCCAACGCCGGTTGAGAATATTGATAGAATGCCTCTAAAAATTGCTCCAATAAAAGAAAAAGATTTACAACGCTGGTCACACTTAGACCTAACAAAAGACACGATTCCGGGCATGAGCGTGGACAAAGCGTATGCAGAATTATTAAAAGGAAAAAAAGGCCAAAAAACTGTTGTTGGTGTAGTAGATTCTGGTATTGATATTAATCATGAGGATTTGAAAAATGCTATTTGGACAAATCTAAAAGAAATTACAGGAAACAACATTGATGATGATAACAACGGCTATGTTGACGACATTCACGGATGGAATTTTTTAGGTAATGCAGACTATGAACAATATGAATTTGTGAGAATTGTAAAAAAGGGAGTGGGCACACCTGATTATGAAAAAGCTAAAGCAGAATTAGACAAAAAAAGAAAAGAAGCTGAAGAAGAAAAACAGCAACTTGACTTTATTTTAGATGCTGAAAAAACCATAAAAAATCATCTTAAAAAAGAGGATTATACACTTGATGATATTAAAAAAATTGACGCTAAAGATGTAAATCTTTCTAGAGCTAAGTCAGTTTTTCTACAAATTTTGTCAACAACTTCTGTAGCGGACTTTAAAAAAGAAATAGAAGAATTTAAAGACCACGTGTATGAACAAGTAAATTACCACTATAATGTTTCGTTTGACGGCAGAAAAATAGTTGGTGATAATCCAAATGACCTAACCGATAAAAAATATGGAAACAACAATGTTATTGGACCAAATCCAAAAGACGCCAAACACGGCACGCATGTAGCTGGAATTATTGCACAAACAAGAGGCAACAAAAAAGGGGGCGATGGTGTCATAAACAACGTTTCAATTATGGCCGTAAGAGCCGTTCCTAACGGAGACGAATACGATAAAGATATAGCTTTAGGAATTCGTTATGCTGTTGATAATGGTGCTAAAGTTATTAATGGTTCTTTTGGAAAATATTTTTCACAAAATAAAGAATGGGTTATAGATGCTATAAAATATGCAGCATCAAAAGATGTTTTAGTGGTTGTTGCTGCCGGAAACGAATCTTACGATTTAGATACTACTAATAAATATCCAAACGACACCTATGACAACTCTCCTGAATATACAGATAATGTATTAATAATTGGTGCAATTGGTCCAAATTATGGGTCAAAACTAGTCGCAGATTTTTCAAATTATGGTAAAAATAATGTAGATATTTTTGCGCCGGGAGATAAAATTTATGCTACTACTCCGCTAAACACCTATGAATACCTTCAAGGAACGTCAATGGCTTCACCAAATGTTGCTGGTGTAGCTGCATTAATTCGCTCTTATTATCCTACGCTAAGTGCTAAAGAAGTAAAAGCTATTATAATGGAAAGCGGCACAACATTAAATAACACCATCACTGTAGGAGAAGACAAACACAAAGCAAATTTTAAAGAAATTTCAAAAAGCGGAAAAATTATTAACGCTTATAATGCATTATTATTAGCCGAAAAAAGAACAAAAAAATAA